CGGCTGGCCGGCCGGATTCGAGGCCCTGCGGTCCCGTCGCTACGGCGAGGGAACGTTTTGGTACGGTCGCGCCGCCTCTACGTGCGAAGACGCACGATGACCGGACCGGAGAGCGAGGGACCCAAGTTGCGCCGCGCCGTCTGTCCGGGGTCATTCGACCCCATCACCAACGGACACCTCGACATCATCGCCCGCGCCTCCAAGCTGTACGACGTCGTACACGTCGCGGTGATGATCAATCAGTCGAAGAAGGGCCTCTTCACGGTCGACGAGCGGATCGACCTGATCCGCGAGGTCACCGCCGACTTCGGCAACGTCGAGGTGGAGTCCTTCCACGGACTGCTCGTCGACTTCTGCAAGCAGCGCGACATCCCCGCGATCGTCAAGGGCCTGCGCGCGGTCAGCGACTTCGACTACGAGCTGCAGATGGCCCAGATGAACATCGGCCTCTCGGGCGTGGAGACCCTGTTCGTCCCCACCAACCCGACGTACAGCTTCCTCTCCTCCTCGCTGGTCAAGGAGGTCGCGGCCTGGGGCGGCGACGTCTCGCACCTGGTCCCGCCGACGGTCCTGCCCCGGCTGACCGAGCGGCTCGCACAGAAGTAGCCACGGAAGTGACGCGCGGCCACCGCCGCTGACGCTCCGTCACCTGGTGTCGGACGGGCACCGACTGCCCTTACAGTCGTCCCGTCCGTCTCCATCCAGCTGTAGAGAGTGGCGAGCACCAGGTGGACGTGCAGAAGAAGCTCGACGAGATCGTCGCGACCGTGCAGGGCGCCCGCTCCATGCCCATGTCGGCATCCTGCGTGGTCAATCGCGCCGAGCTGCTCTCCCTGCTGGAAGAGGTGCGGGAGGCCCTGCCCGGCTCCCTCGCCCAGGCCCAGGAGCTGATCGGCGGCCGCGAGCAGATGGTCGAGCAGGCCCGCCAGGAGGCCGAGCGGATCATCGAGGCCGCCCACGCCGAGCGGGGCTCGATCGTCTCCGACACGCAGGTCGCCCGCGAGTCGCAGGAGGAGGCCGACCGGATCCTCTCCGAGGCCCGTCGCGAGGCCGAGGAGGTACGGGCCGAGGCCGACGACTACGTCGACTCCAAGCTCGCCAACTTCGAGGTCGTCCTCAACAAGACCATCGGCTCCGTCGACCGCGGGCGCGAGAAGCTCCTCGGCCGCGGCCCGGGCCTCGACCAGGACGGCTACGCCGACGCGGACGCCCCCGAGTACAGCGCCGACCCGCAGACCCTGATCCGGCGGGCCGACGAGTACGTGGACGCCAAGCTGGGCGCCTTCGAGGCCGTCCTCAGTAAGACCCTGGAGGCCGTCGGACGCGGCCGGCAGAAGCTGCACGGCCGGATCGCCACGGACGCCCTCGGCGAGCACATGGCCGCGCAGGACGGCCTCGGCGGCGCGGTGCACACCAGCGACGCGGACTACCTGGCCGGCCTCGCGGAGCTGGCCACCCCCGAACCCGCGCCGGCCGCGCAGATCCCCGCGCAGCAGCCCGACCCGTACGGCTACCCGCAGCAGCCCCAGCAGGACCCCTCGTACGGCTACCAGCAGCAGGACGCCTACGCCTACCAGCAGCAGGACCCCTACGCGTACCAGGGCCAGTACGGCTACGAGCAGCAGCAGTACGACCCCCAGGGCCAGGGGCAGGTCCACGCCCAGCCCCACCAGCCGCAGCAGGCCGCCGCGCTCGACGAGACCAGCTTCTTCGACACGAGCATGATCGACCTGGAGCAGCTGCGCCGGTACGAACAGGGACAGTAAGGGGCACGGGGCCCGGATTGGGCCCTGGGCGAAGCGTCCAGTATCCTGGCTCTTCGGTCGCGCTATGTCCGCGATCCTTGCTGCCCACGTCTGGCAGCCTCCTCTACGCCGCAGAACGATCCGAAAGCAGGAAGACCCCTGAGTACGCGCCTCGACCACCGCAACCCCCTCGTGTTCGACACGCACGAGCTGGGGCGGCGTCCTGGTGCCCTCCAGCGGATCTCGCGTTCGGTCGAGGCTCCTGCGGAGCTCGGCGTCGAAGGAGTCATCGGAGTGCCCCAGGGCTCCCCGGTGGACATCGATCT
This is a stretch of genomic DNA from Streptomyces sp. R44. It encodes these proteins:
- the coaD gene encoding pantetheine-phosphate adenylyltransferase, translating into MRRAVCPGSFDPITNGHLDIIARASKLYDVVHVAVMINQSKKGLFTVDERIDLIREVTADFGNVEVESFHGLLVDFCKQRDIPAIVKGLRAVSDFDYELQMAQMNIGLSGVETLFVPTNPTYSFLSSSLVKEVAAWGGDVSHLVPPTVLPRLTERLAQK
- a CDS encoding ATP synthase F0 subunit B, with translation MDVQKKLDEIVATVQGARSMPMSASCVVNRAELLSLLEEVREALPGSLAQAQELIGGREQMVEQARQEAERIIEAAHAERGSIVSDTQVARESQEEADRILSEARREAEEVRAEADDYVDSKLANFEVVLNKTIGSVDRGREKLLGRGPGLDQDGYADADAPEYSADPQTLIRRADEYVDAKLGAFEAVLSKTLEAVGRGRQKLHGRIATDALGEHMAAQDGLGGAVHTSDADYLAGLAELATPEPAPAAQIPAQQPDPYGYPQQPQQDPSYGYQQQDAYAYQQQDPYAYQGQYGYEQQQYDPQGQGQVHAQPHQPQQAAALDETSFFDTSMIDLEQLRRYEQGQ